A window of the Streptomyces formicae genome harbors these coding sequences:
- a CDS encoding glycosyltransferase 87 family protein, with protein sequence MKGAARTALPVAVWGLTRILLLLWVLKVLFVAGPDVTSDVAGIYQGWYGVLKTGTYPLDDVTWQYPPAAALAILSPGLLPFLGYVHAFFVLVCVCDAVVLGLLLYAGRRPGKSLRGAWVWVAGVPLLGPTAYARYDLMVTAVAVAALLAAARRPRLAGALVAFGALLKVWPALLLAGMRSRRSWLAAAVTGGALLLLFAAAMPGALAFLTFQRDRGTEVESLGALVFHVARHHGWDGQVLLNYGSVEFLGPYVPLVSGIALGLSVLGFGWLLVWRLRARDFGASTPADTALTAVLLFTTTSRVISPQYMIWLVGLAAVCLAFRSSRMALPACLVLLATGVTYLEFPIWFADVVGSTPFGIALLVLRNGLLVAATLLACRRLWTSTVPAPRRRHGRAEPARPLPDRELLDS encoded by the coding sequence ATGAAGGGCGCGGCCCGCACAGCTCTCCCCGTCGCGGTGTGGGGCCTCACCAGGATCCTGCTGCTGCTCTGGGTCCTGAAGGTCCTGTTCGTCGCGGGACCGGACGTGACCAGCGATGTCGCGGGGATCTACCAGGGCTGGTACGGGGTGCTGAAGACCGGCACGTACCCGCTCGACGACGTCACCTGGCAGTACCCGCCCGCCGCCGCGCTCGCGATCCTCTCCCCCGGCCTGCTGCCGTTCCTCGGCTATGTGCACGCCTTCTTCGTCCTCGTCTGCGTCTGCGACGCGGTGGTGCTCGGACTGCTGCTGTACGCGGGCAGGCGGCCCGGCAAGTCCCTGAGGGGCGCCTGGGTCTGGGTGGCGGGTGTGCCGCTGCTCGGGCCGACGGCCTACGCCCGGTACGACCTGATGGTGACGGCGGTGGCGGTCGCGGCCCTGCTCGCGGCGGCCCGCCGGCCGCGGCTCGCGGGCGCGCTGGTCGCCTTCGGGGCGCTGCTGAAGGTCTGGCCCGCACTGCTGCTGGCCGGGATGCGCAGCCGCCGCTCCTGGCTCGCCGCGGCGGTCACCGGCGGCGCGCTGCTGCTGCTCTTCGCCGCGGCGATGCCCGGGGCGCTGGCCTTCCTGACCTTCCAGCGCGACCGGGGCACGGAGGTCGAGTCGCTCGGCGCGCTGGTCTTCCACGTCGCCCGTCACCACGGCTGGGACGGGCAGGTGCTGCTGAACTACGGCTCGGTCGAGTTCCTGGGCCCGTACGTCCCGCTGGTGAGCGGGATCGCGCTGGGCCTGTCGGTGCTCGGTTTCGGCTGGCTGCTGGTGTGGCGGCTGCGGGCGCGCGACTTCGGGGCGAGCACCCCGGCGGACACGGCTCTGACGGCGGTGCTGCTGTTCACGACGACGAGCCGGGTGATCAGCCCGCAGTACATGATCTGGCTGGTCGGTCTGGCCGCGGTCTGCCTCGCCTTCCGGTCGAGCCGGATGGCGCTGCCCGCGTGCCTGGTGCTGCTCGCCACCGGGGTCACGTACCTGGAGTTCCCCATCTGGTTCGCGGACGTCGTGGGGAGCACCCCGTTCGGCATCGCACTGCTGGTGCTGCGCAACGGCCTGCTGGTGGCGGCGACGCTGCTGGCCTGCCGCCGCCTGTGGACGAGCACGGTCCCGGCCCCCCGGCGCCGGCACGGACGGGCCGAGCCCGCCCGGCCGCTGCCGGACAGGGAGCTCCTGGACTCCTGA
- a CDS encoding NlpC/P60 family protein: MASHRRPSPSSGSTCWSGFNRGARVTLLSAAVATTAAALGSAPAGADPLDNPATPGATRAMVDRLYEAAEKATERYNKADERADRLREEVTAAQDRAAREQETINRMRGVLGSVAGAQYRSGGMDPALELLLSTSPDTYLEKATLLGRLGERQAGTLRDLRRVQRVLGQERTEAARKLAELELTRAAVARHKRSVEGKLAAAKRLLESLPPGERDAYDRASRSGRGGILPDLAAGPGPSSARAAAAVAAATSVVGRPYVWGANGPDGFDCSGLTQWSYAQAGVGLPRTSQAQRYAGRQVSLAEARPGDLVTYRSDASHIAMYVGNGQVVHAPYPGAAVRYDPVGMMPIASVTRP, from the coding sequence GTGGCGTCCCATCGCCGGCCCTCACCATCGTCCGGTTCCACTTGTTGGTCCGGTTTCAACCGTGGTGCCCGGGTCACCCTCCTGTCGGCAGCGGTGGCCACCACGGCCGCCGCGCTCGGATCGGCACCGGCCGGTGCCGACCCGCTCGACAACCCCGCCACCCCCGGCGCCACGCGGGCGATGGTCGACCGGCTGTACGAAGCGGCCGAGAAGGCCACCGAGCGGTACAACAAGGCCGACGAGCGCGCGGACCGGCTGCGCGAGGAGGTGACCGCCGCACAGGACCGGGCGGCGCGGGAGCAGGAGACCATCAACCGGATGCGGGGAGTGCTCGGTTCGGTGGCCGGCGCGCAGTACCGCTCGGGCGGCATGGACCCCGCGCTGGAGCTGCTGCTCTCCACGAGCCCGGACACGTACCTGGAGAAGGCCACGCTCCTCGGGCGGCTCGGCGAGCGCCAGGCCGGCACCCTGCGCGACCTCCGGCGCGTCCAGCGGGTCCTCGGGCAGGAGCGCACGGAGGCCGCCCGCAAGCTGGCCGAGCTGGAGCTCACCAGAGCCGCCGTCGCCCGCCACAAGCGGTCCGTCGAGGGGAAGCTGGCGGCGGCCAAGCGCCTGCTGGAGTCCCTTCCGCCCGGTGAGCGCGACGCCTACGACCGGGCCTCCCGCTCCGGCCGCGGCGGCATCCTGCCGGACCTGGCCGCAGGCCCCGGCCCCTCATCGGCACGGGCGGCGGCCGCGGTGGCGGCGGCCACGAGCGTGGTCGGCAGGCCCTACGTCTGGGGCGCCAACGGGCCGGACGGCTTCGACTGCTCCGGGCTCACCCAGTGGTCGTACGCGCAGGCGGGCGTCGGGCTGCCGCGGACCTCCCAGGCGCAGCGCTACGCCGGGCGGCAGGTCTCCCTCGCCGAGGCCAGGCCGGGCGACCTCGTGACCTACCGCTCCGACGCCAGCCACATCGCGATGTACGTCGGCAACGGACAGGTCGTGCACGCGCCCTACCCCGGGGCCGCGGTGCGCTACGACCCCGTGGGGATGATGCCGATCGCCTCCGTGACCCGGCCCTGA
- a CDS encoding C40 family peptidase: MASHRRPKQPSRTRVTVLTATAAAAVALSSQAAQAAPAKPGKDEVKAKVDALYHEAEKATEEYNGAKEQQTKLQKQVDAIQDKVARGQDEVNTLRDSLGSVASAQYRSGGIDPALQLFLSSDPDTYLDKASAIDQLSAKQTDALENIQAKQRTLAQQRAEAAKKLADLEDVRKTLGEKKKAFQGKLAEAQKLLNTLTAAERAKMQEEELRASRAAGDRVDLGNEVPASQRGAAALNAAATQQGKPYVSGAEGPNSYDCSGLTQWAYRQAGVSLSRTTYTQQNDGVKIGRSQLKPGDLVFFNGLSHVGLYAGNNQILHAPKPGAVVRYESMDYMGTFQFGVRV; this comes from the coding sequence GTGGCGTCCCACCGTCGTCCCAAGCAGCCGAGCCGCACCCGTGTGACCGTGCTCACCGCGACCGCCGCAGCCGCCGTCGCCCTTTCCTCCCAGGCCGCCCAGGCCGCTCCGGCGAAGCCGGGCAAGGACGAGGTCAAGGCGAAGGTCGACGCGCTCTACCACGAGGCGGAGAAGGCCACCGAGGAGTACAACGGGGCCAAGGAGCAGCAGACCAAGCTCCAGAAGCAGGTCGACGCGATCCAGGACAAGGTCGCCCGCGGCCAGGACGAGGTCAACACCCTGCGCGACAGCCTGGGTTCGGTGGCCAGCGCCCAGTACCGCTCCGGCGGTATCGACCCCGCGCTCCAGCTCTTCCTCTCCTCCGACCCGGACACCTACCTCGACAAGGCGTCCGCGATCGACCAGCTGAGCGCCAAGCAGACCGACGCCCTGGAGAACATCCAGGCCAAGCAGCGCACTCTGGCCCAGCAGCGCGCCGAGGCGGCGAAGAAGCTCGCCGACCTCGAGGACGTGCGCAAGACGCTCGGCGAGAAGAAGAAGGCGTTCCAGGGCAAGCTCGCGGAGGCGCAGAAGCTCCTCAACACCCTGACCGCCGCGGAGCGCGCGAAGATGCAGGAGGAGGAGCTCCGCGCCAGCCGTGCCGCCGGCGACCGCGTGGACCTCGGCAACGAGGTGCCCGCCTCGCAGCGCGGCGCCGCCGCCCTCAACGCCGCCGCCACCCAGCAGGGCAAGCCGTACGTGTCCGGCGCCGAGGGCCCCAACTCCTACGACTGCTCCGGCCTCACGCAGTGGGCCTACCGCCAGGCCGGTGTGAGCCTCAGCCGCACCACGTACACCCAGCAGAACGACGGCGTGAAGATCGGCCGCAGCCAGCTCAAGCCGGGCGACCTCGTCTTCTTCAACGGCCTTTCCCACGTGGGCCTGTACGCGGGCAACAACCAGATCCTGCACGCGCCGAAGCCGGGTGCCGTGGTCCGGTACGAGTCGATGGACTACATGGGCACCTTCCAGTTCGGCGTCCGCGTCTGA
- a CDS encoding NYN domain-containing protein — MEQPDSGAGPAGAAGGAAEALDHPLPEGVRRRVVALVSDAFGGLTIGDLPAQLRQYARFTPTRRARFAGNAMAAALETDPVFRQRIGERLREAQPELAEALESGAPPPAADPVDVAAAAFVLRPVGWVKLVAAAGEEALRTHAERADEESRRELERLREEVDRLRTQTRAETERLRAELDAARKEAESLHRKLRSAQSDVKRGEAAVRRTTAEIESVRAEAHAQVSAAESEARRLRARLGEAESAVEASRRAAREGRSIEDMRVRLLLDTVLDAAQGLRRELALPPASVHPADTVDAVEPGRMSPKDIAARALSETDPALLDQLLALPQAHLVVDGYNVTKSGYPTMPLEKQRLRLLGGLAMLAAQTGAEITCVFDGAELAAPVLLAPPRGVRVLFSKPGVTADELIRQLVRAEPPGRPVIVVSTDREVADGVAKAGARPVASVMLLKRLSRV; from the coding sequence GTGGAGCAGCCTGACAGCGGCGCGGGGCCGGCCGGTGCGGCCGGCGGCGCCGCCGAGGCGCTCGACCACCCGCTGCCCGAAGGCGTACGGCGCCGGGTCGTCGCCCTCGTGTCGGACGCGTTCGGCGGGCTGACCATCGGCGACCTGCCCGCCCAGCTGCGGCAGTACGCCCGCTTCACCCCGACCCGCCGGGCCAGGTTCGCCGGCAACGCCATGGCGGCCGCGCTGGAGACCGATCCGGTCTTCCGCCAGCGCATCGGCGAACGGCTGCGCGAGGCGCAGCCGGAGCTGGCCGAGGCGCTGGAGTCGGGGGCGCCGCCCCCGGCCGCCGACCCCGTCGACGTGGCCGCGGCCGCCTTCGTACTGCGCCCCGTCGGCTGGGTGAAACTGGTGGCCGCGGCGGGCGAGGAGGCCCTGCGCACGCACGCCGAGCGCGCCGACGAGGAGTCCCGGCGCGAGCTGGAGCGGCTGCGCGAGGAGGTCGACCGGCTCAGGACGCAGACCAGGGCCGAGACCGAGCGGCTGCGGGCCGAACTGGACGCCGCCCGCAAGGAAGCCGAATCGCTTCACCGCAAGCTGCGCAGCGCCCAGAGCGATGTGAAACGCGGTGAGGCGGCGGTGCGCCGGACCACCGCCGAGATCGAGTCGGTGCGGGCGGAGGCCCACGCCCAGGTGTCCGCGGCCGAGAGCGAGGCCCGGCGGCTCAGGGCCCGGCTCGGCGAGGCCGAGTCGGCCGTCGAGGCGAGCCGCAGGGCCGCCCGGGAGGGACGCTCGATCGAGGACATGCGGGTGCGGCTGCTGCTGGACACGGTGCTGGACGCGGCCCAGGGGCTGCGCCGGGAGCTGGCCCTGCCGCCCGCGTCCGTGCATCCCGCCGACACCGTCGACGCGGTCGAGCCGGGCCGTATGTCGCCGAAGGACATCGCGGCGCGTGCCCTGTCCGAGACCGACCCCGCACTGCTCGACCAGTTGCTCGCGCTGCCCCAGGCGCATCTCGTGGTCGACGGCTACAACGTCACGAAGTCCGGCTATCCGACGATGCCGCTGGAGAAGCAACGGCTGCGGCTGCTCGGCGGTCTGGCGATGCTCGCCGCGCAGACCGGCGCCGAGATCACGTGTGTCTTCGACGGGGCGGAGCTCGCCGCGCCCGTGCTGCTCGCCCCGCCGCGCGGTGTGCGGGTGCTGTTCTCCAAGCCGGGTGTCACCGCGGACGAGCTGATCCGCCAGCTGGTGCGGGCCGAGCCGCCCGGCCGGCCCGTCATCGTGGTCTCCACCGACCGGGAGGTCGCCGACGGGGTCGCGAAGGCCGGTGCCCGGCCGGTCGCGTCGGTGATGCTGCTCAAGCGGCTTTCGCGCGTCTAG
- a CDS encoding rhomboid family intramembrane serine protease produces MTYSAIGLCCLLFVIGPVSGFNPSYGTGDTLLTGTVSYFERWGVIPSELTGAGPRTLLTPLTALFVHGSWLHLLGNMLFLYVFGAMAEERMGHVQFALFYVGCGYLALLAYAAANAESAQTLVGASGAISGVLGAFLRLFPRARVTSLYPFLFFLPLRFPAWMVLVFWFALQWLAEAQSTASGPGVAYLAHLVGFGLGFLFAWARFRTGTAAFSGGRRGQRLRRGPRTPSK; encoded by the coding sequence ATGACCTATTCGGCGATCGGGCTGTGCTGTCTGCTCTTCGTCATCGGTCCGGTTTCCGGGTTCAACCCCTCGTACGGCACAGGGGACACCCTTCTCACCGGAACGGTGTCCTACTTCGAACGCTGGGGCGTCATCCCGAGCGAGCTGACGGGCGCCGGCCCGCGCACGCTCCTCACCCCGCTGACGGCGCTCTTCGTGCACGGCAGCTGGCTGCATCTGCTCGGCAACATGCTGTTCCTCTATGTCTTCGGCGCGATGGCCGAGGAGCGGATGGGGCACGTGCAGTTCGCCCTCTTCTACGTCGGCTGCGGCTATCTCGCGCTCCTCGCGTACGCGGCGGCCAACGCGGAGTCCGCGCAGACGCTGGTGGGGGCGTCGGGGGCGATCTCCGGGGTGCTCGGGGCGTTCCTGCGGCTCTTCCCGCGGGCGCGGGTGACGAGCCTCTACCCCTTCCTCTTCTTCCTGCCGCTGCGCTTCCCCGCATGGATGGTGCTGGTCTTCTGGTTCGCGCTGCAATGGCTGGCGGAGGCGCAAAGCACGGCGTCGGGGCCGGGGGTGGCGTATCTGGCGCATCTGGTGGGCTTCGGGCTCGGCTTCCTCTTCGCATGGGCCCGCTTCCGGACGGGGACTGCTGCATTTTCCGGGGGGCGACGGGGTCAGCGGCTCCGCCGCGGGCCCCGGACCCCCAGCAAGTAG
- a CDS encoding Lrp/AsnC family transcriptional regulator: MITAIVLIKTSVDRIPEIAESIAALDSVSEVFSVTGTYDLIAMVRVARHDDLADVIPGSISKIPGVEATDTHVAFRTYSQHDLEAAFAIGLDA, translated from the coding sequence GTGATCACCGCGATCGTGCTCATCAAGACCAGCGTGGACCGCATCCCGGAGATCGCCGAGTCGATCGCCGCGCTGGACAGCGTCAGCGAGGTCTTCTCGGTCACCGGGACGTACGACCTCATCGCGATGGTCCGCGTCGCCAGGCACGACGACCTCGCGGACGTCATCCCCGGCAGCATCAGCAAGATCCCGGGCGTGGAGGCGACGGACACGCACGTGGCGTTCCGTACGTACTCGCAGCACGACCTGGAGGCGGCCTTCGCGATCGGCCTGGACGCCTAG
- a CDS encoding SLC13 family permease has product MALSLRGTLWLCAALSACALLAVPANFPGLGADARLPLAVFALATCAWIATPVDDTYIALGAGLALTATGVIGSEKLFATLGDATIWLLICAFVLAAAVTRTGLAGRAAAFLVSGARTVRQLVHLTTAALVLTAFAVPATSGRAALALPVFLALARALADRRRLVAMLALLFPTVVLLSAVATLIGAGAHLITVNVLWQQTGERLGFVEWLLLGLPLAVVSSHLAAEAVLLTTTRRAERRAPVRITPEQIAVLVDDPATPVTGPLTTAETRCLALLGTVVALWCSEPLHHVPPAVVALIGAVVAASPALGTVRLKDALRTVPWPLLLFMAATTAMGVALAESGAAGWLVGGLPLEVPAWLFLTVVVAVSTAAHLVLQSRSARSSVLVPLVVAAAVGAGVNPVAAALASTAAAGFCHTLPASAKPVALFAELPGSYTPRDLLHLSAALAPLTAALVLLFALTVWPLLGVPVLLEKP; this is encoded by the coding sequence GTGGCCCTCTCCCTCCGGGGGACGCTCTGGCTGTGCGCCGCGCTCAGCGCCTGCGCCCTGCTGGCCGTCCCCGCCAACTTCCCGGGCCTCGGCGCCGACGCCCGGCTCCCCCTCGCCGTCTTCGCCCTCGCCACCTGCGCCTGGATCGCGACCCCCGTCGACGACACGTACATCGCGCTCGGCGCGGGGCTGGCGCTCACCGCGACCGGGGTGATCGGCAGCGAGAAGCTCTTCGCGACCCTCGGCGACGCCACGATCTGGCTGCTGATCTGCGCGTTCGTGCTGGCCGCCGCGGTCACCAGGACCGGGCTCGCGGGCCGGGCCGCCGCCTTTCTGGTCAGCGGCGCCAGGACCGTACGGCAGCTGGTGCACCTGACGACGGCCGCGCTCGTCCTCACCGCCTTCGCCGTGCCGGCCACCTCGGGCCGCGCCGCACTCGCCCTGCCCGTCTTCCTCGCCCTCGCCCGGGCGCTGGCCGACCGCAGGCGTCTGGTCGCGATGCTCGCACTGCTCTTCCCCACCGTGGTGCTGCTGTCCGCGGTCGCGACCCTCATCGGCGCCGGGGCCCATCTCATCACCGTCAACGTGCTCTGGCAGCAGACGGGCGAGCGGCTCGGCTTCGTCGAGTGGCTGCTGCTCGGGCTGCCGCTTGCGGTCGTCTCGTCCCATCTGGCCGCGGAGGCCGTGCTGTTGACGACGACCCGGCGGGCGGAGCGCCGCGCCCCGGTACGGATCACCCCGGAACAGATCGCCGTGCTCGTCGACGACCCGGCGACCCCGGTCACCGGTCCCCTCACCACCGCCGAGACCCGCTGTCTGGCGCTGCTCGGCACGGTGGTGGCGCTGTGGTGCAGCGAGCCGCTGCACCATGTGCCGCCCGCCGTGGTGGCGCTGATCGGTGCGGTGGTCGCGGCCTCGCCCGCGCTCGGCACCGTACGCCTCAAGGACGCGCTGCGCACGGTGCCGTGGCCGCTGCTGCTGTTCATGGCGGCGACCACGGCCATGGGGGTCGCGCTCGCCGAATCGGGCGCGGCGGGGTGGCTGGTCGGCGGGCTGCCGCTGGAGGTGCCCGCGTGGCTGTTCCTCACCGTGGTCGTCGCGGTCTCCACCGCGGCCCATCTGGTGCTCCAGTCACGCTCGGCCCGCTCGTCGGTGCTCGTGCCGCTGGTCGTCGCGGCGGCGGTGGGGGCGGGCGTGAACCCGGTGGCCGCCGCGCTCGCCTCCACGGCGGCGGCCGGCTTCTGCCACACCCTGCCCGCGTCTGCGAAGCCCGTCGCGCTCTTCGCCGAACTGCCCGGCAGCTACACCCCGCGCGATCTGCTGCACCTCTCGGCCGCCCTGGCGCCGCTCACCGCGGCGCTCGTACTGCTCTTCGCCCTCACCGTCTGGCCGCTGCTCGGCGTGCCCGTACTCCTGGAGAAGCCGTGA
- a CDS encoding glycerate kinase has product MGARLLPRFEVLLGHLDLDARLAAADLVVTAEGALDGQTPHGKIPAEVAHRAKRSGRPVLVLAGTLGHGAHEVRAVGVDAYSSILPAPVPLREALGRAGEFLADAAEHAIRMILLGTRLPQTAGTHLPSSVR; this is encoded by the coding sequence GTGGGAGCCCGCCTGCTCCCCCGCTTCGAGGTGCTCCTGGGCCACCTCGACCTGGACGCCCGGCTCGCCGCCGCAGACCTCGTCGTCACCGCCGAAGGCGCGCTCGACGGACAGACCCCGCACGGCAAGATCCCGGCCGAAGTGGCCCACCGGGCCAAGCGTTCCGGCCGCCCGGTGCTCGTACTCGCCGGCACGCTCGGCCACGGCGCGCACGAGGTGCGGGCCGTCGGCGTGGATGCGTACAGCTCGATCCTCCCCGCGCCCGTACCGCTGCGCGAAGCGCTCGGCCGCGCCGGCGAATTCCTCGCCGACGCGGCCGAGCACGCCATACGGATGATCCTGCTGGGAACCCGGCTGCCTCAGACCGCCGGCACGCACCTGCCGTCCTCCGTGCGGTAG
- a CDS encoding aminotransferase class V-fold PLP-dependent enzyme — translation MSVRPHTVATATVAAVETAGATETAGATETADPCCAAPLPVLGRDVTVPLVTGGEVTYAALDYAASAPALQRVWDDVAAYAPYYGSVHRGAGYLSQLSTDLFESSRATVREFLDCRDDDQLVFTRSTTDSLNLLAQVVPADCEVFVFETEHHASLLPWRDARVTYLNAPRTPGEAVRTLEAALAGRDPYGPALVCVTGASNVTGELWPVRELAAAAHAHGARIVLDAAQLAPHHPVSVRELDVDWVAFSGHKLYAPFGSGVLAGRADWLREAEPYLAGGGASRKVARRADGGVEVEWHTTAARHEAGSPNVIGVYSIASACKALKEAGFEALAAREQHLVAKVREGLAEVPEVRVLSLFGDDAPRVGVISFVVDGWNSSHFAAALSAEYGIGVRDGLFCAHPLVRTLLGSDPADQGECGAPEAESGERSLNAIRVSFGAGTPDEHVERFVRAVKELVRDGAKWTYRTEDGRCVPAV, via the coding sequence ATGTCCGTGCGCCCGCACACCGTCGCCACCGCCACCGTCGCCGCTGTCGAGACCGCCGGGGCCACCGAGACCGCCGGGGCCACCGAGACCGCCGACCCCTGCTGCGCCGCCCCGCTCCCGGTGCTCGGCCGGGACGTCACCGTCCCTCTCGTCACCGGGGGCGAAGTCACGTACGCCGCCCTCGACTACGCGGCCAGCGCCCCCGCCCTCCAGCGCGTGTGGGACGACGTCGCCGCGTACGCGCCGTACTACGGAAGCGTCCACCGCGGCGCCGGCTACCTCTCGCAGCTGTCCACGGACCTGTTCGAGAGCAGCCGGGCGACCGTCCGCGAGTTCCTCGACTGCCGCGACGACGACCAGCTCGTCTTCACCCGTTCGACGACGGACTCGCTCAACCTCCTCGCCCAGGTCGTCCCCGCCGACTGCGAGGTCTTCGTCTTCGAGACCGAGCACCACGCCTCGCTGCTGCCCTGGAGGGATGCGCGGGTGACCTACCTGAACGCCCCGCGCACGCCCGGCGAGGCGGTGCGCACCCTGGAGGCGGCGCTCGCCGGGCGGGACCCGTACGGCCCCGCGCTCGTCTGCGTGACCGGCGCGTCCAACGTCACCGGTGAGCTCTGGCCGGTACGCGAGCTCGCCGCCGCCGCGCACGCCCACGGTGCCCGTATCGTCCTCGACGCCGCACAACTCGCCCCGCACCACCCGGTCTCCGTACGGGAGTTGGACGTCGACTGGGTCGCGTTCTCCGGGCACAAGCTGTACGCGCCGTTCGGCTCCGGTGTGCTCGCCGGGCGGGCCGACTGGCTGCGGGAGGCCGAGCCGTACCTCGCCGGCGGCGGCGCCTCGCGCAAGGTCGCGCGGCGCGCGGACGGCGGCGTGGAGGTGGAGTGGCACACCACCGCCGCCCGCCACGAAGCCGGCTCGCCGAACGTCATCGGCGTCTACTCCATCGCCTCCGCCTGCAAGGCGCTGAAGGAGGCCGGGTTCGAGGCGCTGGCCGCGCGCGAGCAGCACCTCGTCGCGAAGGTCCGCGAGGGCCTCGCCGAGGTGCCGGAGGTGCGCGTGCTGTCGCTCTTCGGGGACGACGCGCCGCGCGTCGGTGTCATCTCGTTCGTCGTGGACGGCTGGAACAGCTCGCACTTCGCTGCCGCGCTCTCGGCCGAGTACGGCATCGGGGTGCGCGACGGACTCTTCTGCGCCCACCCGCTGGTCCGCACGCTCCTCGGCAGCGACCCGGCCGACCAGGGCGAGTGCGGCGCCCCGGAGGCCGAGTCGGGCGAGAGGTCGCTGAACGCGATCCGGGTCAGCTTCGGGGCCGGTACGCCGGACGAGCACGTCGAGCGCTTCGTGCGGGCCGTGAAGGAGCTCGTGCGGGACGGCGCGAAGTGGACCTACCGCACGGAGGACGGCAGGTGCGTGCCGGCGGTCTGA
- the trpD gene encoding anthranilate phosphoribosyltransferase, whose translation MSAVNPAGGDTAAGCSWPAVLNALLEGRDQSADATAWAMDRIMRGEATDAQIAGFAVALRAKGETVEEISGLVRAMYGHANLIEVPGPSVDIVGTGGDGAKTVNISTMSAIVVAGTGAKVVKHGNRAASSASGASDVLEKLGVNLELTPKRVAEVAEEAGITFCFAVKFHPALRHVAAARKELGIRTTFNFLGPLTNPARVKAQATGVADARMAPIMAGVLAERGSSALVFRGDDGLDELTTTATSRVWVVRDGAVREEHFDPRDLGIELVPVEALRGADASYNADVARRLLAGEPGPVRDAVLLNSAAALAALEPGGGTLVEQLRAGTAKAAEAIDSGAARRALERWVAASNR comes from the coding sequence ATGAGCGCTGTGAACCCCGCTGGAGGCGACACCGCGGCGGGCTGCTCCTGGCCCGCTGTCCTGAACGCTCTGCTGGAAGGACGCGACCAGAGCGCCGACGCCACGGCGTGGGCCATGGACCGCATCATGCGGGGCGAGGCGACCGACGCGCAGATCGCCGGATTCGCCGTCGCGCTGCGGGCCAAGGGCGAGACCGTCGAGGAGATCTCCGGTCTCGTGCGGGCCATGTACGGGCACGCGAACCTGATCGAGGTGCCCGGGCCCAGCGTCGACATCGTGGGTACGGGCGGTGACGGCGCCAAGACCGTCAACATCTCGACCATGTCGGCGATCGTGGTCGCCGGCACCGGTGCGAAGGTCGTCAAGCACGGCAACCGGGCGGCGTCGAGCGCGAGCGGGGCCTCGGACGTCCTGGAGAAGCTCGGCGTCAATCTGGAGCTGACCCCGAAGCGGGTCGCCGAGGTCGCGGAGGAAGCAGGGATCACCTTCTGCTTCGCCGTGAAGTTCCACCCGGCGCTGCGGCATGTGGCCGCGGCCCGCAAGGAGCTCGGCATCCGTACTACGTTCAACTTCCTTGGCCCGCTGACCAACCCGGCCCGGGTGAAGGCCCAGGCCACGGGCGTCGCCGACGCCCGCATGGCACCGATCATGGCCGGGGTGCTGGCCGAGCGCGGCTCCAGCGCGCTGGTCTTCCGCGGGGACGACGGCCTCGACGAGCTCACGACGACGGCGACGTCGCGGGTGTGGGTGGTCCGGGACGGCGCCGTGCGCGAGGAGCACTTCGACCCCCGCGACCTCGGCATCGAGCTCGTGCCCGTGGAGGCGCTGCGGGGCGCGGACGCCTCGTACAACGCGGACGTCGCCCGGCGGCTGCTGGCGGGCGAGCCCGGTCCGGTGCGGGACGCGGTCCTGCTCAACTCGGCGGCCGCGCTGGCCGCCCTTGAGCCCGGCGGCGGCACTCTGGTGGAGCAGCTGCGGGCGGGTACGGCGAAGGCGGCCGAGGCGATCGACTCGGGCGCGGCGCGGCGTGCGCTGGAGCGGTGGGTGGCGGCCAGCAACCGCTGA